Proteins from one Bufo gargarizans isolate SCDJY-AF-19 chromosome 8, ASM1485885v1, whole genome shotgun sequence genomic window:
- the LOC122945566 gene encoding taste receptor type 2 member 119-like — translation MNSLIVTEYCRTWKRQNQPGVFILFSSALTNLLLQCSITFGGCLYSFDSYLTFVQEVYVMDFAILYFLIELSFWHATWLSIYYCLKLVNLPCQFFFQLKLHFSTFVPLLLVGSIIGSLLINVPFLWTLQITQIYNMTEYKFAMVYPHIIFNMIVGCCLPFLITFTSIVLCVNSLLRHIMKVKSNEINFQRPQLKAHMGAVKTMVARLILDLILCLGSTVSLMSGLTFGIVVDTACWLYIMVYSTSLSILFILGNPKLKKKLFTSSK, via the coding sequence ATGAACTCCTTAATAGTCACTGAATACTGCAGAACCTGGAAGAGGCAGAATCAACCTGGTGTCTTCATTCTGTTCTCCTCAGCACTAACTAACCTCCTCCTGCAGTGCTCCATCACTTTCGGCGGCTGCCTGTATTCTTTTGACAGCTACCTGACGTTTGTACAAGAAGTCTATGTAATGGACTTTGCAATTCTCTATTTTCTGATAGAGCTGAGCTTCTGGCATGCCACCTGGCTCTCCATCTACTACTGCCTAAAGTTGGTCAACCTTCCATGCCAGTTCTTCTTCCAGTTGAAGCTTCATTTCTCCACCTTTGTTCCTCTGCTGCTCGTAGGGTCTATCATCGGCTCACTTCTAATTAATGTACCATTTCTCTGGACTCTACAGATAACACAGATTTACAACATGACTGAATATAAGTTTGCAATGGTTTATCCTCACATAATCTTTAACATGATAGTTGGTTGTTGCCTTCCCTTTCTGATAACTTTTACATCGATCGTGCTTTGTGTCAACTCCCTCCTGAGACATATCATGAAGGTAAAGAGCAATGAGATCAACTTCCAGAGGCCTCAGCTAAAGGCTCACATGGGCGCAGTCAAAACAATGGTCGCCCGCCTGATTCTAGACCTGATCCTTTGCTTGGGATCTACTGTTTCATTAATGTCGGGGCTAACTTTTGGGATAGTGGTGGACACAGCCTGCTGGCTATATATTATGGTGTATTCCACTTCCCTGTCCATCTTATTCATTCTCGGAAATCCTAAACTAAAGAAAAAGTTATTTACTTCTTCAAAGTGA